The following DNA comes from Peromyscus leucopus breed LL Stock chromosome 2, UCI_PerLeu_2.1, whole genome shotgun sequence.
gtggtgatattgtatcccccaatatattgtgcaccctaataaacttatctggggtcagagaacagaacagccactaggtagacatagaggccagaaaatggtggcacacacacctttaatcctatcacttgtgaggcagagatccatccagatctctgtgagttcaaggccacactggaaacagccaggcagggtgactcacgcctttaatcccaggaagtgatggcaggaagcagaaaggtatataaggcatgaggaccaggaactaaaggcttttaagctttcaggcttttcagcagcagttcagctgagatccatttggatgaggactcagagacacccagtttgaggaaacaggattggctgagaagttggtgaggtgaggttagctgtggcttgttctgcttctctgatctttcagaattcaccccagtatctgcatccgggttttttattattaagaccatttagaaattcatgttgCAGGTGACTATGCAGCTATTTACCTTGCTGTATTAGCATCCCATTATTGGCATTTAGCATTAATACcacttttcttatttataaagaaTTAACTAGGAATTGCTTTCTGAAAACTCAGAGAAATGTTAATGCAATTTGAAAAGTTCAGTAAGATATCACTATTGTATATTTTCGTTGGGGAGTAATATTGTTTCCATATAATAGAAGATTGGTTTGTGGGAATGTAAAAATAATCTAGGCTATTATAATGATTGATAGACCACTAAAACTCAACTCTAACACAATCTtattcttttttacttgttttacatttttcttgtatATCCTATTAGAATCATCAACACTGAACTCATAGAACATAACTAAAGTATATGCAAGATTAATGCTACAAGCCACAAGCAGTAGTTGACTGAGATTTTCTATTTTGGACGTTTTCTCTGTTCTCATGTGTACTGGTGGCCTATCATTGGCTGTCTTGTATGTATTGCTTATGCTTAACATCAATGCTGAGTGTACTGTGATTCTGGGAATTGTATAcgtattgtttatattttattaatttaactaAGATAATTCAACACTTGAATAACTGTGAcaagttctgaaaagaaaaaagttagctGTGTCTATATTACAATCTAGCAgcaagtaaaattaaaaactaatgatGGGATGGGGAGTCAGCTGCGtgaggtaaagtgcttgttgagcaagtgtgaggacctgagttcagagcttCAGTACCCAGGAAACAGCCAGGAGCAGTGGTGCATGTCTACAACCTGGAGCTTACGGAGAGAAGGACAGTGTCAGGGGGCATGATGCTCTGAATGAGAAATCCTCCCTAGGCTTGGCCATTTGCATACTGGTCCCCAGttggttaggaggtgtggcctggttgaaAGTAcgtcatggagagagagagagagcttgagaGTTGAAAGACTCATGCcatttggagtttgttttctctgctttggaCGTGTGGTTCAAGATAAAAGCCCTCAgctccctgcttctgccaccatggATTTGCTTGACCGTCAAGGacactaaccctctggaaccattaGCTTAAAtatactctttcttctataaagtttcttggttatggtgttttctcacagctaTAGACATGTAACCAATACTCCTGGTACCAGCTTCTgtatcagtttcttttctgttgctgtgatttaaCACCGTGACCACTACAACTtatgggagaaagggtttatttggcttatggttccagagagatacGAGTCAGTTACTGTGGGGAAGCGTGGCAGCAAGGAAGTCTGGTGGCTGGGACAGcaggctgagagctcacaccttgaACTGCAATCgtgaaacagagagagcaaactggaatgGTATGAGTCCTTAAACTCTAAAAGCTTGCCTCCAGTGGCATTAtgcctccaacaaggtcacacctcctaagcctcccaaaacagcaccagcaactggggaccaagtcttcaaatgCCAGAGCCTGTAGaggaattctcattcaaaccactaccaGAGGGTCAtgggggcttgctggctggctggtccAGTTGAGACGGAGGAGCTCGGGCTCAGACAAGAGACTGTGTCTTAAGAATAAGGAGAAAGTGACAGGAAGACatccagtgtcaacctctggcctccacatgtacacacatgggtGAGAGCACCCTCCAACATGACCATATaccatacacgcacacacatgcacttgggggcgggggagaggagagagagaaagtttaaataattaatttatatacactaagaataaagtttaaaaaagtaaCATATTTTAGTAGTTTTCTGCAATTTTGAAAGATGCTTAAAGATTACAATTTACAGATATacaagtttataaatttatacatttGTAAATGTAATATGATTCTTTATAgtttatataaacacatatattacATTAGAAGCCACTAAAGCATATAAGTAATTTATACAAGAATAAATTAGAATTTGACAGGAATGAAATATACTAAACATAAAGGGCAAAGTACTTTTATAAAGTTAGAACAAATATCaagagtttttaaatttaactccACTTACATTTGTTATTTTGTCATTGCGgagtttaaaacaaaattttgcagtttcttttatttctaaagcAAAGATATAAAGTAcgtaaatatattattttgtgtttgttattgAAAATTAATTATGAGTACAGTTAGGAAGAAATTTCTAGTAAGGCTCTGGAGACAGGAGAGGGGAAAACAAGACaattgagaaacactgctctggaCCCAATGTAAATatgtggaagaaaataaaaacagaagtagaAAGTAACGTGGGTGACAATAAACTAAACTTCAGACATTCCTTACTTAAGCCATAGCAACAAAACAAAGGCTGTAGAGAACCTAGAGGAGAAGCTTCAGCACCACAGAGCCCAGGGACCAGCAGCATCTGCAACATTCACAATGGCCAGGCCCTGTGCTCTCCTGACATTCCTGGTGGTGATGCACTACTGGTCAAGCTGCTGTCTGGGATGTGACCTGCCTCAGACTCATCACCTCAGGAACAAGAGAGCCTCCACACTCCTGGCACAAATGAGGAGACtctgccctctctcctgcctgaaGGACAGAATGGACTTTGCATTCCCTCTGGAGAAGGTAGATGCCCAGCAGATCCAGAAGGCTCAAGCCATCCCAGCCCTGCAGGAGCTGACCCAGCAGGTCCTGATCCTCTTCAGCTCAAAGGACTCATCTGCTGCTTGGGAGACAAGCCTCCTAGACACATTCTGCACTGGCCTCCACCACCAGCTCAGAGACCTACAAGCCTGTCTGATGGAGCATGTGGAGGTGCAGGAACCTCCCCTGAGCCAGGAAGACTCCCTGGTGGCTGTGAGGAACTACTTCCACAGGATTACTGTCTACCTGAAGGATAAGAAACACAGCCCCTGTGCCTGGGAGGTGGTCAGAGCAgaagtctggagagagagagagagagagagagagagagagagagagagagagagagagagagagagagagagacctgtctTCCTTAGCCATCTTTCTGTCAAGATGGAGTCTTATTCTAATACAGAAATGATTCTCACTCCCTGACATTTCAAAGACTTTTCTATTGTAATTTTGTGATGAATCCATTCAATCAGTTGTTAGATATTTTTGAGTAGTAAGCTACATTGTGTTCAATTCTATGGGAAGTAATTATTTTTGATGAACACAAAGATAACCcatcttcttaaaatatttgtttaattatttaaatatgtaagttatttatatatgtatgtgtactctGACATTTTGTTTACTATAAAAACAGGTTATTTGTGtttgttcagtttttattttgctttattcactaaattttattctaaatttttatttgttttatttttgaatgatatcccaaatatattttgtaaatttgTGAAGAGTAGAACGTATCATTGATTTGTCCTTCACTCTCATactcaaaattaaaaactgacCATAGCTCAGTAGCATGGCCACCGACCATCATGTGGGAAGACATGGGATTGATTCATCAACTGCTTACTGCTCATTTTTACTATGTGTGTTCTACCTCCAAGGAACTAAGCCCAAAGGAAGAGTCCTAAAGGCAGAATCATGACTTCCAGAAAGGCTGGAGAGTTGACTCTCGTCCTTGGAAAGAAGCACCATGCACAGGCTGTTGTCCTGCACTTGCACAATAGGCTAGTGGGTGTcactgctgcctgcttcctgctgccGCTTCACAACATCCGTTTCCTGGTGTAGGGATGTATGATAGGGAATTCATTTTCACTGCCCTTTTAATCTCCCCTGTAGGAATATTACAGGATCATGTGAGTCCCAAACAAATTCACAGAGTCAGTGAATTTTCAGCATTACACGTAGAAAAAAGTTCTCCGCCTGAAATTGCAAAATGAACCATGTGATTCAGAGAACAAGAGAAATGTATGTAATTCTAGGGCAAAGGGGCCTGGACATTATAAAAGGAACTGAAAATGCAAAACCTGTACCAGCtgtacagagaagaaaataactttatactgcaattcttttctgtttagagtggtttgtgtgtgtgtgtgtgtgtgtgtgtgtgtgtgtgtgtgtgtgagagagagagagagaaagagagagagagagagatgttgaaCCATTTCAAtctctccaagcctcagtttcgtTTGAATTAAAATGAGGTTAAAGTGTTTCCATAGTTGGTCTgaacagcaaacaaaaacatgtatTGTAAAGCACTTAGATACTTTTCCACAGCATAGTATTTTAAATATGGTAAATATGGTAGGTATCTGTTAAGAGCTGAACTGGTCAACCAAGATTTCTCTGAGGCCCTGACTTATGGAGAAGAAACATAGTGTGGCTGAGCCAATAATAGCTGGATCCTGAGAAGCCAACTCTTCCTACTGTAAGTGGCTATG
Coding sequences within:
- the LOC114688453 gene encoding interferon alpha-12-like, translating into MARPCALLTFLVVMHYWSSCCLGCDLPQTHHLRNKRASTLLAQMRRLCPLSCLKDRMDFAFPLEKVDAQQIQKAQAIPALQELTQQVLILFSSKDSSAAWETSLLDTFCTGLHHQLRDLQACLMEHVEVQEPPLSQEDSLVAVRNYFHRITVYLKDKKHSPCAWEVVRAEVWRERERERERERERERERERERPVFLSHLSVKMESYSNTEMILTP